The nucleotide window GCATCTTGATGCGATAGCGTGAGAGCACTTCCTGACGGTCGATATCAGTCATTTTTTGTCCCTCAGAATCCAGAGCTGAAGAAGCGAGATCACCAGCAGAATGAGAAAGAGAACCACGGTTTGCGCGGCAGCATAGCCCATCTGATAGGATGAAAATGCCGACTGGTAGATCATCAGGACGAGCGGCTTTGTCGAACCCAGCGGGCCGCCGGGATCATTGGTGGTCATGTTGTAGACCTGATCGAAAATCCTGAGGAACCCGATGGAAGACATCACAACCAGAAAGATCGTCGTGGGCTTCAACAAGGGCAAGGTGATCTTTTTGAGGATTGCCCACTCCCCTAGCCCATCGATCCGCGCCGCTTCATAGAACGTGGTCGGAATGGCACGCAGGCCCGCCATGAAAATGATGATCTGGAAGCCCAGACCCGCCCAGATGGCCGTCACCATGATGGACGGCAGGGCTTGGGTTGTAGAGCGCAGAAAGGGCTGCTGCATCAGACCGAACGAGGATAGAAGATCATTGATCACCCCGATTGGGGCAGGCTGATAAAACCATCTCCAGACCCAGGCCATGGCCGCGGCTGTCGTCAGGAACGGCAGGAAATAGAGCGCCCGGATGAAGCTATGACCAAATCGGATCCGGTCCAGCGCAAAGGCGATCGTAAAGGAAATGAGCAGTGAAATGGGCGTACCGAGGACCAGATACGCAAAGGTATTCCGAAAAACCTGCCAGAATTTCGGGTCCGAAAAGAGCTCGGCGTAGTTTTCAAACCCGATGAATTTCGGTTTATTCATCAGGTTCCAGTCCGTCAGGGAAAGACGGAAGGCATCAATTGTCGGATAGAAGCGGATAATCGAGTAGAACAGCACAGGCAGCGCCAGAAACGTCCAGACCCAGAATAGCCGCTTCGTGCGCATCGAGAAGCGATCGGCATAACCGCCGCCCTCGGGGCGGCCTTGGGCCGCCCCTTTGGATGTCTGAACCGTGCTTGGCATGGATTTTTTCCTGCTTACATCGCGTCGTCGATGATCTTCTGTTCCTGCTTGGCAGCTTCAGCGACACTCTCTTGAGGGGCCTGACCGTTGATCAGCACGCGGTTGGCCATATCCATTGCTGTCTGGCGTTGGGCTGCCTCATCCACGAACAGGGTCGTGTGCGCATAGGCCAGACCCTTGAGGAACGGACCATAGATCGGGTTGGCCGTATTTTCATCCGTCAACGCCACTTCGCGTTTGGCAGGAAGCTCACCAACAACGTCAAGCCAGACTTTCATGGCTTCCGGAGAGGTCACGTAGGCGAGGAATTTTTCAGCAGCTGCGAGCTTTTCACCTTTGACCTTGGCACCAATGCCGTTGGCAAAATAGCTTGAATAGTTCGACTGGTAGCCGTCAGCATTGGCTGGCAGCTCGGTAACGCCCCATTCGAAATCCTTGATCTGTTTGAAGGAACCAAGACGGAAGGTACCGTCGATGGTCATGCCGGCCTTGCCGGCGCGGAACGCAGCCTGACCTTCATCCATGAAGCCGATCTGACCGACCTTTTCCTTGAGCTGCAGATCCGTGTAGAAAGACAGCGCCTTGGCACCGGCTTCGCTATCATATTTCACGGTGCGGTAGTCATCCGTGTAGGGTTCTCCGCCAAACTGACGAACCAGCACTTCACGCCACCAGTGATGGTCCTGCCCACTCATGTCCAGCGTCATGCCTTCGGTCAGCATGTTTCCGGCATCATCATGCTTGGCAAGCGCCTTGCTCGCGGCAACAAGCTCATCAAGAGTCTTGGGCGGGTTTGCCGGGTCCAACCCGTTATCAGCAAACAGCTTCTTGTTATAGAACAACGCCAGTGAGCGCACGGCAGTCGGAAGCCCGTAGTATTTTCCATTGCGCTGCATGGCCGTCACGATCGGGAAGAAATCGGCTTCGATCTTATCGTGCGGGAATGCGTCCTTGCTGAGCGGCTGCAACAGGCCACCTGCAACGAATTTGTCGAGCCAGCCGTAGAACAGCTGCATGACATCCGGCCCTTTGCCTGCCATGTTGGCGGCAACGATCCGGGTCTGGTAGTCAGCATATGGGAAAGTGACCTGCTTCACGGTGATGTCAGGATTGGCAGCCTCAAAATTCTTGATCAGCTGATCCATGGCATTGACGCGGGTCTCGTAGATATATTGCCAATATTCAATTTCCACGGCCTGAGCAGCAGTAAATGCAGGCAGGCTAAAACCGGACAGCAATCCGGCAAGCAGCAGCGCTTTTTTCATTGAAAACTCCAATCCCTGTTGACGGCAAAATGCCCTGATCGTCTGCCAACGCACGAAAGATCAAACCACTGGTTTCATCGTCCGCGTGATGGTGTTCAATTTTTTGATTGTATGGAGCCAATTTGCCCCACCTCTGTTTTTGGGTGGTTATTTGATTGCCTGACCCACCCTTTGCGTTAAGCGTTGCGTAACATTTGGATTTTGTCAATAAGATAATTTAATTGAATTAATATATTGACGAGCGAGCCTATCGACCCCAGACTAGGAAAATTGACAAAATCGGAACGATCATGACGAAGAAAATACGCGCGGCAACCCATTTCGCGATTGGCAACAACCCAGAGAGAAGCCGGGAACACAATCGACGTGTCGTGCTGGATATCATTCGCCAGCATGGCAGTCTGGGACGCATGGAGATTGCCCGGCGCACCCATCTGACCGCTCAAGCAGTCGCCAACATCGTAGAGGAGCTGGTCGAGGCGAACCTGGTCAGGAACACCGGGCGCCGCCGCACCAGCAGAGGCCAACCGCCAGTCCAGTTTGCCATCAATCCGGAAGGGGCTGCGACCATCGGGGTTGAGATAGCAACCGACCAGATGGCCACGACGGTATTGGATCTGACGGGCGACCTTCGCTACAAGCGGATCATTCCGCTCTCCGATACGACACCGGAAAAATGTCTCCCCATCTTCAAGGCCGAAACCAACCGGGCAAGACAGTCCTTTGCTTCGCCCTTGCTTGGAGTGGGGGTCGTCATGCCCGGTCCGTTTGACATTGACGGCATGAGCTCTGTTGGGCCCACCACCCTGCCCGGCTGGAGCAACATGAACGTGAAAGAAGCACTGGAGAAGGCCTGCGGCGCCAGTGTCACTCTGGAAAATGATGCGTCGGCAGCGGCCGTGGCTGAACGCCTTTTTGGAGCCGGTCACAAGGTCTCGCATTTCGGCATGATCTATTTTGGCACAGGCATCGGACTTGGGATGATTCAGGATGGCCTTCCCTATCGCGGAGCCTTTGGCAACGCAGGCGAAATTGGCCATGTGCTGGCGGTTCCCAATGGCCGTGCCTGTCCATGCGGACAGAAAGGGTGCCTTGAACGCTACGCCTCTTTGCATGCGTTGTACGAAAAATTCGAGGCGGCCGGTCGTTCGCGTCCTGATATTGACACGCTTGAAGCGCTGCTCGAAGAGAATGATCCCATCGTTCTGGAATGGCTCGATGAAGCCTCGCTGCATCTGACCACGATTGTCGGGTTGCTTGAAAACATTCTGGATCCGGAAACGCTGATCGTCGGTGGCATCCTGTCCGACCGGATTTTCGATGCCCTTCTTGACCGCATGAAGGCATTGCCGCGCTCGGTCGCAGGAAGGCGCATTCGAACCTTGCCACGTGTCATGCGCGGACAGACCGGACAATTCACCGCAGCCCTTGGTGCTGCTGCCCTGCCACTTTTTGAAATCCTCACCCCAAAGCTTGAAACGTCACCACCTGACCAGCAGGTTGCCTGACAGTTACGGACTTGTTTGCATGCTTACACCGCGCCAAAGAATCGAATACCAGATGACGTCGCCCAAGCTGACCTCTCTTTATCGGGCACTGACGCGGCTAAAGTCTTGCGTGACGCTCATGAACACGGGAGCGCACCCTGATGACGAGCAATCAGGGCTTCTTGCCTATCTGAGCCTCAAGTTGGGCATGCGGGTGATTGTCGGCTGTTCGACGCGCGGCGAAGGGGGCCAGAGTGTGCTGGGGCCTGAGCGCCTCGGTGCTTTGGGCGTGGTTCGGACATTGGAGATGCAAAAGGCGGCGCAGATTCTTGATGCCGATATCTATTGGCTCGGCCACGGACCGGACGACCCGGTGCATGACTTCGGCTTTTCAAAAGACGGCGATGGCACATTTGCCCATTGGGGTGAGGAGCGCATCGTTGAGCGGATGGTCAGGGCCTATCGCGAAGAACGTCCAGACATCGTGCTGCCGACCTTTCTTGACGTCCCGGGCCAGCATGGTCACCACAGGGCCATGACTCGCGCCGCGGAAACTGCGCTGGCGCTCGCCGCCGATGAAACGGCCTATCCGGAGCATTTCAAGGAAGGTCTCAAACCCTGGTGCGTTTCGAAATTCTATCTTCCAGCCTGGTCTGGCGGCGGAGGAACCTATGACGACACGGTCCCGCCCCCTCCGGCGACCTTGACGATAGACGCAACCGGCGTTGATCTGCCAACCGGAGCAGCTTTTGGGCGCTTGGGGGAATGGTCACGCTACTATCATGCCTCACAAGGCATGGGTGGCTGGCCCGACCGCCCCGCCAGCCGCTGGCAGCTCCATTTGCTGCATGGGCCCTTCGGGTCGCAACCAGAGACCAACATATGTGACGCGCTTCCCACGTCCCTGTTGGCTCTTTGCGCGGGAGACGAGGCGGAGAAGAAACTCTCATCATTGTTAAAATCAGCGGACGAGGCGATCAACAGTGCCGTTGATGCCTTCCCGGATCGCGCTGCAATCTGCCGCTTTCTTGTTTCCGCAAAAGAGGCAATTGTTGCAGCGCTTGACTGCGCACCACAGGCTTTCCTCGATCTCCACCAGCATCGGCTGCAACGCAAGCGCGTTGAAATCGATGCTGCGCTGTTTGAAACCGATGCGCTTTTCGAACGGGCCTACGCCCAATCCGACGCCCTGACACAGGGTGGCTCGACAGATCTTACCATCGTCCTGCCGCAAGGCTTGCCCGCTCAGCCCGAAGTTTCCCTCACCTTGCCGCATGGGGTAACAGCCCGACTGACTTCCAGCGAAGACGGCTTGCTCCGCTACACCCTGTCAGCGCGGCTTAATGCGCCCCTGTCCTTGCAATACCCACCCAAGTGGTCATCGCTGGAAGGCAATGGCGCCACCTTTATCACCGTGACGGCGACTATCGGCGGCCAGCGCGCCACCAAGACCTTCGATCTGGAATGTGATCTGCCGGTCATTCCAGCCCATTCCCTTGAAATCGAGCCACCAGCATTTCTACTGCCCATAGGTCAACCGACCGACAAATTGCTGTTCAAGGTTCAATCCTCCTGTGATGACGGAAGCTTGAGTTTCTCAGCGCCGGATGGCTGGGACGTTCAGCAGAGTGGCGCGGACAGTAAGGTCATCGCGCCTTCACAGATCGAGGCTGGGCGCACCAGTATTGTTCCTCTCATTGATGGCGAACCAGCGTGTTCCGTCACTGAATTCAGTTACCCCCATATAGGCAGGGGACGCCATATCAAGCCTGTGACTTTGGATATTCTCTGCCTTGATCTCAAGCTGCCGGAAGACGTCCGTGTCGGCTATGTCGGAGGAGGAGCCGATAATGTCGCGCCTTGGCTCGGCAGAATGGGCATTCAATGGGAAGAACTCGACCCTTCGGCGTTGTCGGGTGATCTTTCCCGTTTCACCACGATCCTTGTCGGCATATTTGCCTTCGGGTTGCGCAAGGATCTCGCGGCATCGACCGACAGGCTACGCACATTCGTGGAAGAAGGCGGCCATCTTGTCACGCTCTATCACCGGCCATCTGACGGCTGGGTTCCGGAAAAGACACCTCCCCGGTTTCTTCAGATAGGCTCGCCTTCCCTTCGTTGGCGTGTCACCGACCCGAATGCAAAAGTGACGGTGTTGAACAACAACCATCCTCTGCTTGTCGGCCCCAACCGAATAGGCCCTGAGGATTGGGATGGTTGGGACAAGGAGCGCGGGCTCTATTTTGCTTCCCGTTGGGACGAGGCATATGAGCCGTTGCTCACGCTCCATGATGCCAATGAAGCCCCACTCACCGGGGCTCTGGTCTCGGCCAGAATCGGCAAAGGAAGGCACACCCACACCAGTCTCGTCCTGCACCACCAGATGGATAAACTGGTGCCCGGCGCATTCCGCCTGATGGCCAACCTGTTGCAAAAGGCCTGAAGGAGCAAAAGCTGTGGAACTGGATTGCAGTGTTCTACAGCTCCTTTCAGCTGCAGCATCAATCAATAGGCAACCCACAAGACGTAATCAAGCGGAGCCCCTCAGTCCCGCTTGCGTTTCTGGGATCGGATGTCGACTTCCAGGCTGAGATCAAGAGAAACCTCATCAGTGATTGGGGTCTTCTGCTTGAGGCCCTCGCGCTGAGGCAGCGCATCCCGCAATGCATGCAAATCACCGATATTGGCAGCAAGCCTCAGAGTTTGATTGTCCCAACTCAATGACAGCACCGTCGCCATTTCGGCGGGTTCGATGACGACGCCCAGAACCTGATCCGCAGTCAGATGAGTTAACTGACTTATGCTCATCCCGCTGCACAAGCATTCCAGTTCAGCCTTGTCAATCCGAAACCGCGCAGTCTGACCATCAATACGAAAATTCATGATATATCCTTTTGATGAAGTCCAATCGAAGCCCTGCAGCACCGCTTCAATACTCTTGAGCATCGCTTGAACTCATGCACACATATCAGGATCTGCTGGAATCTTCGGCTTGTCAACGCCGCTTCCATCTCAATGGCATCTGGATGGGCAACCAATAGCATGGCCCCAACTTGGATTACTGCATCGCGATTCACAGAGACGTATTGCGGGAGATCTTTAGAGCCTGTGCCAGTGCCGT belongs to uncultured Cohaesibacter sp. and includes:
- a CDS encoding sugar ABC transporter permease yields the protein MRTKRLFWVWTFLALPVLFYSIIRFYPTIDAFRLSLTDWNLMNKPKFIGFENYAELFSDPKFWQVFRNTFAYLVLGTPISLLISFTIAFALDRIRFGHSFIRALYFLPFLTTAAAMAWVWRWFYQPAPIGVINDLLSSFGLMQQPFLRSTTQALPSIMVTAIWAGLGFQIIIFMAGLRAIPTTFYEAARIDGLGEWAILKKITLPLLKPTTIFLVVMSSIGFLRIFDQVYNMTTNDPGGPLGSTKPLVLMIYQSAFSSYQMGYAAAQTVVLFLILLVISLLQLWILRDKK
- a CDS encoding extracellular solute-binding protein, producing the protein MKKALLLAGLLSGFSLPAFTAAQAVEIEYWQYIYETRVNAMDQLIKNFEAANPDITVKQVTFPYADYQTRIVAANMAGKGPDVMQLFYGWLDKFVAGGLLQPLSKDAFPHDKIEADFFPIVTAMQRNGKYYGLPTAVRSLALFYNKKLFADNGLDPANPPKTLDELVAASKALAKHDDAGNMLTEGMTLDMSGQDHHWWREVLVRQFGGEPYTDDYRTVKYDSEAGAKALSFYTDLQLKEKVGQIGFMDEGQAAFRAGKAGMTIDGTFRLGSFKQIKDFEWGVTELPANADGYQSNYSSYFANGIGAKVKGEKLAAAEKFLAYVTSPEAMKVWLDVVGELPAKREVALTDENTANPIYGPFLKGLAYAHTTLFVDEAAQRQTAMDMANRVLINGQAPQESVAEAAKQEQKIIDDAM
- a CDS encoding PIG-L family deacetylase — encoded protein: MLTPRQRIEYQMTSPKLTSLYRALTRLKSCVTLMNTGAHPDDEQSGLLAYLSLKLGMRVIVGCSTRGEGGQSVLGPERLGALGVVRTLEMQKAAQILDADIYWLGHGPDDPVHDFGFSKDGDGTFAHWGEERIVERMVRAYREERPDIVLPTFLDVPGQHGHHRAMTRAAETALALAADETAYPEHFKEGLKPWCVSKFYLPAWSGGGGTYDDTVPPPPATLTIDATGVDLPTGAAFGRLGEWSRYYHASQGMGGWPDRPASRWQLHLLHGPFGSQPETNICDALPTSLLALCAGDEAEKKLSSLLKSADEAINSAVDAFPDRAAICRFLVSAKEAIVAALDCAPQAFLDLHQHRLQRKRVEIDAALFETDALFERAYAQSDALTQGGSTDLTIVLPQGLPAQPEVSLTLPHGVTARLTSSEDGLLRYTLSARLNAPLSLQYPPKWSSLEGNGATFITVTATIGGQRATKTFDLECDLPVIPAHSLEIEPPAFLLPIGQPTDKLLFKVQSSCDDGSLSFSAPDGWDVQQSGADSKVIAPSQIEAGRTSIVPLIDGEPACSVTEFSYPHIGRGRHIKPVTLDILCLDLKLPEDVRVGYVGGGADNVAPWLGRMGIQWEELDPSALSGDLSRFTTILVGIFAFGLRKDLAASTDRLRTFVEEGGHLVTLYHRPSDGWVPEKTPPRFLQIGSPSLRWRVTDPNAKVTVLNNNHPLLVGPNRIGPEDWDGWDKERGLYFASRWDEAYEPLLTLHDANEAPLTGALVSARIGKGRHTHTSLVLHHQMDKLVPGAFRLMANLLQKA
- a CDS encoding ROK family transcriptional regulator, translated to MTKKIRAATHFAIGNNPERSREHNRRVVLDIIRQHGSLGRMEIARRTHLTAQAVANIVEELVEANLVRNTGRRRTSRGQPPVQFAINPEGAATIGVEIATDQMATTVLDLTGDLRYKRIIPLSDTTPEKCLPIFKAETNRARQSFASPLLGVGVVMPGPFDIDGMSSVGPTTLPGWSNMNVKEALEKACGASVTLENDASAAAVAERLFGAGHKVSHFGMIYFGTGIGLGMIQDGLPYRGAFGNAGEIGHVLAVPNGRACPCGQKGCLERYASLHALYEKFEAAGRSRPDIDTLEALLEENDPIVLEWLDEASLHLTTIVGLLENILDPETLIVGGILSDRIFDALLDRMKALPRSVAGRRIRTLPRVMRGQTGQFTAALGAAALPLFEILTPKLETSPPDQQVA